In Poecilia reticulata strain Guanapo linkage group LG17, Guppy_female_1.0+MT, whole genome shotgun sequence, the following proteins share a genomic window:
- the LOC103479015 gene encoding angiopoietin-related protein 3-like has product MKTTPVPVVFLLVLASVPALCDSSQPPVLNLEALPETRSLFAPLDDVHLLSNGLLQLGQSMREFVQKTKGQINAIFQKLNIFDRSFVRLAALAGEIKEGEEELKQTAAVLNTHNEEIKELSEKISVKMESILQEKGQLLNKVEIMEEQLSSLSVDLVTVRQVAEIDSLREVIQRQEQSINNLLAAMVEQGRHLDHQTMKIKLLEEKLAAGASAQETFEKMSEISMSELPTAAPFLTSVTSSSTTTTFFATDFPSDCSELFDRGERANGTYAVKPNGSEPFLVFCDMSRGRGATVIQQRRDGSMNFDQPWEKYENGFGDLQGEFWLGLKKMYSLASQGNSVLHIQLEDWKQNRHFIEYRFYLEGPESDYAIRLQYLSGSLPNPLSNHTGVVFSTKDRDNGHHWASRCSHPQSGGWWFSSCGDTNLNERYSRVRANGRSERRRGVQWRSGRKASHSFAFTQISIRPLDSVNSL; this is encoded by the exons atgaaaacaacgCCGGTTCCTGTCGTCTTTCTCCTGGTCCTGGCCTCTGTGCCTGCCCTCTGTGACAGCAGCCAGCCTCCGGTCCTGAACCTGGAGGCTCTGCCTGAAACCCGCTCGCTGTTTGCTCCCCTGGACGACGTGCACCTCCTGTCCAACGGCCTGCTGCAGCTTGGCCAGAGCATGCGGGAGTTCGTGCAGAAGACAAAGGGGCAGATCAACGCCATCTTCCAGAAGCTGAACATTTTCGACCGCTCCTTCGTCCGGCTGGCGGCGCTGGCCGGGGAGATCAAGGAGGGCGAGGAGGAGCTGAAGCAAACCGCCGCCGTGCTCAACACGCACAACGAGGAAATCAAGGAGCTGTCCGAGAAGATCAGCGTCAAGATGGAGAGCATCCTGCAGGAGAAAGGCCAACTTCTGAACAAAGTGGAAAtcatggaggagcagctgagCAGTCTGTCTGTGGACCTGGTGACGGTCAGGCAGGTAGCGGAGATCGACAGCCTCAGA gaagtgatccaGCGCCAGGAGCAGAGCATTAATAACCTGCTGGCAGCCATGGTGGAACAAGGGAGGCATCTGGACCACCAGACCATGAAGAtcaagctgctggaggaaaaa CTGGCAGCCGGCGCATCGGCACAGGAAACCTTTGAGAAGATGTCAGAGATCTCCATGTCTGAATTGCCAACAGCCGCCCCCTTCCTGACCTCAGTCACCAGCAGCAGCACGACGACGA cTTTTTTTGCAACAGATTTCCCATCAGACTGCAGCGAGTTGTTTGACAGAGGGGAACGGGCAAACGGGACCTACGCCGTCAAACCCAACGGGTCAGAGCCCTTCCTGGTCTTTTGTGATATGAGCAGAG GACGTGGAGCGACAGTCATCCAGCAGAGGAGAGACGGATCAATGAATTTTGATCAACCATGGGAAAAGTATGAAAATGGATTTGGAGACTTGCAAG GTGAGTTTTGGCTGGGCCTCAAGAAGATGTATTCCCTTGCCTCGCAGGGGAACTCTGTYCTTCACATCCAGCTGGAAGACTGGAAGCAGAACAGGCACTTTATCGAATACAGATTTTACCTCGAAGGCCCAGAGAGTGACTATGCCATACGACTCCAATATCTATCTGGAAGTCTGCCCAACCCCTTGAGCAACCACACGGGAGTGGTGTTTTCCACCAAGGACAGAGACAATGGCCACCACTGGGCATCCAGGTGTTCCCACCCCCAATCAG GGGGATGGTGGTTCAGCTCCTGTGGCGACACCAACCTTAATGAGAGGTACTCGCGTGTGAGAGCCAATGGACGCTCAGAGCGAAGGAGAGGCGTTCAGTGGAGGTCGGGGCGAAAGGCGTCTCACTCCTTCGCTTTCACACAGATCTCCATCCGTCCTTTGGACTCTGTCAACTCCCTCTGA
- the LOC103479017 gene encoding phosphoglucomutase-1-like, whose amino-acid sequence MENGPLQVLTFPTAPYPDQRPGTSGLRKKVYVFQSKRNYLHNFIQSIFSSIDLPDRQGATLVVGGDGRFFNRTAIGVLVQMAAANGIGRLIIGHHGMMSTPAVSCVIRKYKAIGGIILTASHNPGGPNGDFGIKFNTASGGSAREDVTSKIYQLSRTIGEFAICPGLRVDLKTLGKQAFDLENKFKPFTGDGGPVLGPYVKRILCEELGCPANSAINCVPLEDFGGQPPDPNLMYXTDLVDSMRDGQHDFGAAFDGDGDRSMILGKHGFFVTPSDSVAVVADNIFCIPYFQHTGVRGFARSMPTSTALDRVAKATKIELHETPTGWRFFGTLMDAGMLSLCGEESFAIGADHIREKDGLWAVLAWLSIIATRRQSVEDILKDHWLKYGRNYFTRYDYENVDIDAACDMMEDLEILISDKSFVKQRFAVEDKIYQVEKADNFEYTDPLDSTITRNQGLRIIFSDGSRIVYRLGGTGAEGATVRIYIDSHERKLLFEETQVMLAPLATIALKISQLHHRTGRNGPSLIT is encoded by the exons ATGGAGAACGGGCCTCTGCAGGTCCTGACCTTCCCCACGGCCCCCTACCCTGACCAGAGACCAGGAACCAGTGGCCTTAGGAAGAAGGTTTATGTATTTCAGTCCAAGAGGAACTATCTGCACAACTTCATCCAGAGTATTTTCTCCTCCATAGACCTGCCCGACCGTCAGGGTGCAACCCTGGTGGTGGGAGGAGATGGACGTTTCTTCAACAGAACGGCTATCGGGGTCCTTGTTCAGATGGCAGCCGCCAACGGG ATTGGTCGCCTTATCATTGGTCACCATGGGATGATGTCAACGCCAGCGGTGTCTTGTGTGATCAGGAAATACAAAGCCATTGGTGGGATCATCCTCACTGCCAGCCACAACCCTGGCGGACCCAACGGAGACTTTGGCATAAAGTTTAACACAGCAAGTGGAG GTTCAGCCAGGGAGGATGTCACAAGCAAGATCTACCAGCTCAGCAGAACCATTGGGGAGTTTGCCATTTGCCCTGGATTGCGCGTGGATCTGAAAACGCTMGGCAAACAGGCKTTTGATCTGGAGAACAAGTTCAAACCCTTCACAGGTGATGGGG GTCCAGTGCTGGGACCGTATGTGAAGAGAATACTGTGTGAGGAGCTGGGCTGCCCGGCTAACTCTGCCATTAACTGTGTCCCGTTGGAAGACTTCGGAGGTCAACCACCCGATCCGAACCTTATGTACRCCACAGACCTGGTTGACAGCATGAGAGACGGACAGCATGACTTTGGCGCAGCGTTCGACGGGGATGGG GACCGCAGCATGATCCTGGGTAAGCACGGCTTCTTCGTCACCCCGTCTGACTCCGTGGCTGTGGTAGCCGACAACATCTTCTGCATCCCGTACTTTCAGCACACGGGCGTCAGAGGCTTTGCCCGCAGCATGCCCACAAGCACGGCGTTGGACAG AGTAGCCAAAGCAACGAAAATAGAGCTGCATGAAACTCCCACCGGCTGGAGGTTCTTTGGGACCCTGATGGACGCCGGCATGCTGTCTTTGTGCGGAGAGGAAAGCTTTGCAATAG GTGCGGACCACATTCGGGAGAAGGATGGGCTTTGGGCTGTGCTGGCATGGCTGTCCATCATCGCGACCAGACGGCAGAGTGTGGAGGACATCCTGAAGGATCACTGGCTAAAATATGGAAGGAATTACTTCACAAG ATATGACTATGAGAATGTAGACATAGATGCAGCATGTGACATGATGGAGGACCTGGAGATTCTGATCTCCGACAAGTCCTTCGTGAAGCAGAGATTCGCGGTCGAGGACAAAATCTACCAGGTRGAAAAAGCCGACAACTTCGAATACACCGACCCCTTGGACAGCACCATAACCCGGAACCAG GGACTGCGAATCATCTTCTCTGAYGGCTCCAGGATCGTCTACAGACTGGGTGGGACGGGCGCCGAGGGAGCCACCGTCAGGATCTACATCGACAGCCACGAAAGGAAACTCCTGTTTGAAGAGACGCAG GTGATGCTGGCACCCCTGGCGACCATTGCTCTGAAGATTTCTCAGCTTCACCACAGGACGGGTCGAAACGGCCCGTCGCTCATTACGTAA